A window of Kyrpidia spormannii genomic DNA:
CAGTAACGCGTCGTGCGGATCGACCTCTGGCTTTCATGGAGCCAGTCGCGGAGCGGCCGGTCATTTTCTCCGGTTTTCCGGCAGGTGATCTGGTAACCGTCACCGAACCGTTGTACTGGCCCCATGGTCATCGATCCGGGTCCGAGGGCGCCCGTATCGATAACGTGCGTCACGCCACCGACCCAACCGACCAGCCGGTCTTCCCAGAAGATGGGGATGATCGTATGCACATCACACGGGTGAACATTCCCCAACATGCAGTCGTTGTTGGTAAAAATGTCGCCCGGCCGAATCCCGGGGTTTTCTTCCCATCCGTTTTCGATCATGTATTTGATGCCCGCGCCCATGGTCCCTACGTGGATGATAATGCCCGTAGAGGTCATCAGAGAATCGCCTGCGGGGTTGTAAAGCGTAAAGCAGAGCTCACCCTCTTGCTCGACGATCGGAGAAGCGGCGATCCGCTTCGCCGTCTCGCGGGCATGCACAACGCCGGCACGAAGCCGCGAGAACATTTTGTTGTATAAGATCGGGTCGCTCTCTTTGAGCTCGAAGTTCGTCAAACCGGCATAATGCCCCGTCTCCCGCGTGAGCCGCAACACCTCATCGCGGTGTTCTTTGAGCGTCTGTCCCTGGAGCTTCAGCGGGCTAAAATTTACGCCCAGTCGGGTTTTTGCCATTCGGACCATCCTCCTTCATGATCGTGATTTCTTAGCGGTGCTTGAGATGGAACAGACGGTGTGCATCCAACGTCGTGCTCCAACCCGGTGGAACGACAAGCGTCGTCGCCGGGGCCTCGATAATCGCGGGACCCTCAATTTGATTGCCCGCCCGCAGGGTGTCCATATCCCAGATGTCGGCGTTAACCCACTTTCCGCGAAAGTAGAAAGGTCTCTGTCCGCGAAGCGCTTCTTTAGGCGGTGTTGCACCGTTGAGCGGTTCTTCCGGAATACGCGGCTTGACGCTGGGCACAATGCCGCGCATGATTGCACCCGTAATGGTAAAGCCCAATTCGGGACTGCGGGCGGCTTTTGCGTAAACGCGGGCATACGTCTCTTCAAAAGCCTCCGTCAACTGATCCCAGTCCCCGGCCTTTTCGACACGGTTGAGCGGAGAATTGATCTCGAGATCGTTGAGCTGACCGCGGTACATCATGCGGTAACCCGGAAACAGCATGACGCTTTCCGGCGAATAGCCGTTGAGGCGGAACTCTTCGATCACCTTTTCGGCCAGTTCGCTCCAGGCGCTCTGAAGCACTTGTACGGCTTCGAGCTTTTCGGCCGCCCCGGCGTCCGGCGCCACGTTGATGTCGAGGCTCTTGTCATAGCGGTACTCAAATTCCGCCGCGGCACAACCGAATGCGGAAAAACCGGCCGCCCAAGCGGGAACTATGATGTCCTCGAAGTCGAGCCCTTCGGTATAACCGTACGTGTGCACCGGGCCGGCGCCGCCGTAAGAGAAGCAGACGAATTCGGAGGGATGATAACCTTTCCCGCTGATCATCGCCCGCAAATGATCGCGGAGGCGCGTATCGAGCAGCTCAATCACACCCGCGGCAGCTTCCTCCACCGTGAGCCCCAACGGACGGGCGACTTGCTCCTCAATTGCTTTTCGGGCCCGTTCGGGATCCAGCTTAACTTGCCCACCGAGGAAATTATCCGGATTGATGTATCCGAGCACGACGTGACAGTCGGATATGGTGACGGTTTCTACTCCGCTTTCCGGCCAGCAGACGCCGACGCGATATCCCACGCTATCCGGGCCAATCCGAATCGCATGCGTATACGGATCGATGCGCACGTAGCTGCCGGCACCAGACCCCACGCTGTCCATTTGCACGAGCGGCAAAGATAAAACCAGCCGGGCCATATCCGGATCGTGTTGGATGGTGAACTGACCTTGAACGATTAGCGCCATGTCAAAACTCGTACCGCCGATATCGGTGGCAGCGATATTGCGGTAGCCCAGACGTTCGCCGAGCGAGCGCGCTCCGATCACACCGCCGATCGGTCCGGATACGACTGTCCGAGCCAGCTCTTTTGCCTTCCAGCCGATTGTCCCGCCGTGGCTGGCCATCACCCGCAAGTCAAACCGGGCACCGAGTTCTTTAAACCGCTCGTTAATTCGGACCAACGTCTTACGCGACGGTTCTGCGGCATACGCTTCGAGGATAGTGGTATTGGTGCGGTGTGACTCTTTGCGCACGGGATAATAGTCTGAAGAGGCAAAGACCGGAATAT
This region includes:
- a CDS encoding hydantoinase/oxoprolinase family protein encodes the protein MASHIQVLGIDAGGTMTDTFFVDAEGNFVVGKAQSTPYDESVGLINSSTDALAQWNLTVEEVFPQLVTAVYSGTAMLNRIVQRKGLRVGLIVNRGMEDFHRMGRSIQSYLGYSYEDRLHLNTHRYDPPLVPRELTFGITERIDMFGNIVIPLRENEAYEAARKLVDLNVEGIVISFLHSYKNPVHERRVRDIVLEVVREAGKNIPVFASSDYYPVRKESHRTNTTILEAYAAEPSRKTLVRINERFKELGARFDLRVMASHGGTIGWKAKELARTVVSGPIGGVIGARSLGERLGYRNIAATDIGGTSFDMALIVQGQFTIQHDPDMARLVLSLPLVQMDSVGSGAGSYVRIDPYTHAIRIGPDSVGYRVGVCWPESGVETVTISDCHVVLGYINPDNFLGGQVKLDPERARKAIEEQVARPLGLTVEEAAAGVIELLDTRLRDHLRAMISGKGYHPSEFVCFSYGGAGPVHTYGYTEGLDFEDIIVPAWAAGFSAFGCAAAEFEYRYDKSLDINVAPDAGAAEKLEAVQVLQSAWSELAEKVIEEFRLNGYSPESVMLFPGYRMMYRGQLNDLEINSPLNRVEKAGDWDQLTEAFEETYARVYAKAARSPELGFTITGAIMRGIVPSVKPRIPEEPLNGATPPKEALRGQRPFYFRGKWVNADIWDMDTLRAGNQIEGPAIIEAPATTLVVPPGWSTTLDAHRLFHLKHR